The Anaerolineales bacterium genomic sequence CGACGGGGGCTTCGCCGAGGCGATGCTGGCTGAGGCGAATTTCGCTTATCGTCTCCCGGAATCGATCTCGGATCTTGAGGCCGCGCCTTTGCTATGCGCCGGGATCATTGGCTTGCGGTCACTGCGCAAGGCGGACCTTGCCCCTGGCGAATGCCTGGGCTTGATCGGGTTCGGCGCCAGCGCCCACCTGGCACTGCAAGTTGCTCGCTCGTGGAACTGCGAAGTCCACGTGTTCACCCGTTCCCAGGCCCATCGCCGGCTCGCCCTGGACCTTGGCGCGGCCTGGGCGGGAGGCCTCGACGACTCCCACCCGGCCACGCTCGATCGGGCTGTGCTGTTCGCACCCGCCGGCGAACTAGTCCCCCAGGCGCTGCGAAGCCTGCGGCCGGGAGGCACACTCGCCATCAACGCCATCCACATGTCGGCCATTCCCGCCTTCCCGTACGAGATCCTGTATGGAGAGCGCACCCTGCGCAGCGTCGCCAACGCTACCTACCAAGACGGGGTGGATTTCCTGCAGCTGGCGGACCGCCTTCGCCTGCGAGTCCAGGCTACACCGTACCCGCTGAATGAAGCCGCTCGGGCCCTAAGTGACATCAAGCACAGCCGGGTCGAGGCGGCGGCGGTGCTTCAGCCATGATCCGCCTCGGGACGTCCGGGTTCTCCTATGACGACTGGGTCGGTCCGGTATACCCGGTTGGCCTGCCGCGCCGGGGATGGCTGGGGCACTATGCTCAGCAGTTCGACACAGTGGAGCTGAACGTCACCTACTATCGGCTGCCGGCCAGCAAGACCGTCGAGGGGTGGGTCGCCCACACGCCCGCCGACTTCCTGTTCACGGTCAAGGCTCATGGCAGCCTGACTCATGAGCGTCAGGCCCCAGACTTCGCAGGGTTCGTCCTGAGTGCGCAGCCGCTGAAGGAGTCTGGCAAGCTGGCCTGCGTCCTGGCGCAGTTCCCGCACGCCTTTCACCCGACGCCCGATAACCGCGAGTACCTGGCTCGACTGCGGGAGGGGTTGGGGGAGTTGCCGGTTGTCATCGAGTTCCGGGACAGCGCCTGGGTGAGCGAGGCGACGTTCGAAAGGCTGCGCCAACTGGACCTCGGCTACTGCTGCGTGGACGAGCCGGCGTTGAAGGGCTTGATGCCTCCGGTGGCAGTCGCCACCAGCTCGCTGGGGTACGTCCGCTTTCACGGTCGCAACGCTGCCCGGTGGTGGGAGCACGAGCAAGCCTTCGAGCGCTATGACTACACCTACCGCCGAGACGAGCTCGAGGAGTGGGTCCCTAGGCTGCGGGACCTGGAGGCCAACACCTCGCTAACGCTGGTGTATGCCAACAACCACTACCGGGGACAAAGCGTGGACGCCCTGCGGCAGCTGAGCCTGCTGCTTGCAGACGGCAGTCGATGAGGCCTGCACACCCCATCCGCTGACGCCGGCTTCCATGGGGGACTGCCGGGCAGCGAGATGGGCTATAATCGAGCAAAATCCCGGAAGCGAAGCGCCGGGAAGAAGGCTTCGCCGCCTGCGTCAATGCCAGAGATCCTCGGCGCCCGTTGGCGCACAACCCCAGGCGGGACGTCAACCCATGTCCGGACACTCAAAGTGGTCGACCATCAAGCGCAAGAAGGCCGCCAATGACGCCAAGCGCGGCAATGTCTTCACGCGGCTCGCCCGGGAAATCGCCATGGCGGCCCGTCAGGGGGGCGGTGACCCAGACGCCAACTTTGGCCTGCGGCTGGCGATCGAGAAGGCACGCGCGGCCAACATGCCCAAGG encodes the following:
- a CDS encoding DUF72 domain-containing protein, whose amino-acid sequence is MIRLGTSGFSYDDWVGPVYPVGLPRRGWLGHYAQQFDTVELNVTYYRLPASKTVEGWVAHTPADFLFTVKAHGSLTHERQAPDFAGFVLSAQPLKESGKLACVLAQFPHAFHPTPDNREYLARLREGLGELPVVIEFRDSAWVSEATFERLRQLDLGYCCVDEPALKGLMPPVAVATSSLGYVRFHGRNAARWWEHEQAFERYDYTYRRDELEEWVPRLRDLEANTSLTLVYANNHYRGQSVDALRQLSLLLADGSR